Proteins encoded together in one Deltaproteobacteria bacterium window:
- the rpmI gene encoding 50S ribosomal protein L35, translating into MPKIKTCRGAAKRFKTTGSGRIKRAKAYRRHILSHKGRKRKRQLRSDGLVAMVDHENIKKLIPYL; encoded by the coding sequence ATGCCGAAGATCAAAACCTGCCGCGGCGCGGCAAAGCGTTTCAAGACCACCGGGAGCGGGCGCATCAAGCGCGCCAAGGCCTACCGGCGCCACATCCTCTCCCACAAGGGAAGGAAGCGAAAGCGACAGCTCCGCAGCGATGGGTTGGTCGCGATGGTCGATCACGAGAACATCAAGAAGCTCATCCCGTATCTCTAG